The proteins below are encoded in one region of Deltaproteobacteria bacterium:
- a CDS encoding polysaccharide-degrading enzyme yields the protein MRIAIVILLLPALAHAATYDVGPGQTYTNIGDVPWPTIAAGDTVNIHARPTPYAEKFIVNATGTASAPILIQGIPDSSGALPILDGANAIEATNETGFQDDTRFIIKIGDANTPSNPNGGAYITIQGLHIRNANPSYTFTSNHEGSGVAYDQNASGIWLQHGDHLTVRGCELENNGNGIFGAWGSASPVSNVLIEGNYLHDNGIPNDAYEHNSYIQVDTITYQYNWYAPPCPTCQGNNLKDRSSNMVARFNWIEGGERVMDLVDNSNAQLVSEPGYATAYVYGNILVKTDSAGNNALVHFGGDSGTTANYRTTLWFWNNTVVSTRTGHTYLFQLDTSSQTANVVNNAIANAVGPPPQILASSGVATFDHNWITTGYAQGGTVTETGTLTGTDPGFVDLANGDYHLASGSPCIDAAGALDSALAAYPLDHEYLAPQQGIARENDGTLDLGAYEYGTPVSTSTTTSSTGTTTATSTTSSASSTATSTAGSTGTSTSTTTSTGTTTAGSTSAGSTSTGTSSSSSTTASAAASGSSGSTGSPGVKGGCGCSSGADLGLLAFGALLLVRRRH from the coding sequence ATGCGAATCGCCATCGTGATCCTGCTCCTCCCTGCGCTCGCGCACGCGGCCACGTACGACGTCGGGCCGGGTCAAACGTACACCAACATCGGCGATGTGCCCTGGCCCACCATCGCTGCCGGCGACACCGTGAACATCCACGCGCGGCCCACGCCGTACGCCGAGAAGTTCATCGTGAACGCCACCGGCACCGCGAGCGCGCCGATCCTGATTCAAGGCATCCCGGACTCGAGCGGCGCCCTTCCAATCCTCGACGGCGCCAACGCTATCGAGGCCACCAACGAGACCGGCTTCCAGGACGACACGCGCTTCATCATCAAGATCGGCGACGCGAACACGCCCAGCAATCCGAACGGCGGCGCGTACATCACCATTCAAGGCCTGCACATCCGCAACGCGAACCCGAGCTACACCTTCACCAGCAACCACGAAGGAAGCGGCGTCGCGTACGACCAGAACGCCTCGGGCATCTGGCTGCAGCACGGCGATCACCTCACGGTGCGCGGCTGCGAGCTCGAGAACAACGGCAACGGCATCTTCGGTGCGTGGGGCTCGGCCAGCCCGGTCTCGAACGTGCTCATCGAGGGGAACTACCTGCACGACAACGGCATCCCCAACGACGCGTATGAACACAACAGTTACATTCAGGTCGACACCATCACCTACCAATACAACTGGTACGCGCCGCCCTGCCCCACCTGCCAGGGCAACAACCTGAAGGATCGCTCGAGCAACATGGTGGCCCGCTTCAACTGGATCGAAGGCGGCGAGCGGGTGATGGATCTCGTGGACAACTCAAACGCGCAACTGGTGAGCGAGCCCGGCTATGCGACGGCGTACGTATACGGAAACATTTTGGTTAAGACCGACAGCGCCGGAAATAACGCGCTGGTGCACTTCGGCGGCGACTCGGGCACCACGGCGAACTACCGCACCACCCTCTGGTTCTGGAACAACACCGTGGTCTCCACGCGAACAGGGCACACGTACTTGTTCCAGCTCGACACGAGCAGCCAGACGGCGAACGTGGTGAACAACGCCATCGCGAACGCGGTCGGGCCGCCGCCGCAGATCCTGGCGAGCTCCGGCGTGGCCACGTTCGATCACAACTGGATCACCACCGGCTACGCGCAGGGGGGCACCGTCACCGAGACGGGCACGCTCACGGGAACGGATCCCGGCTTCGTGGATCTCGCGAACGGCGACTACCACCTGGCGTCGGGCTCGCCGTGCATCGACGCGGCAGGCGCGCTGGATTCGGCGCTCGCTGCCTATCCGCTCGACCACGAGTACCTCGCGCCCCAGCAGGGCATCGCGCGCGAGAACGACGGCACGCTCGACCTCGGCGCCTACGAGTACGGCACGCCCGTGAGCACGAGCACAACGACGAGCAGCACCGGCACGACCACCGCGACCTCGACGACTTCGTCGGCCTCGAGCACGGCCACGAGCACCGCAGGATCCACGGGCACGAGCACGAGCACCACGACGTCGACGGGCACCACGACCGCGGGCTCGACCAGCGCTGGCTCGACCAGCACAGGCACGTCGAGCAGCAGCTCCACCACCGCGAGCGCGGCGGCGTCGGGCTCATCGGGGAGCACCGGTTCGCCGGGGGTCAAAGGTGGCTGTGGTTGCTCGAGCGGCGCGGACCTGGGACTGCTCGCGTTCGGCGCGCTCCTTCTCGTGCGTCGGCGACACTAG